The Bradyrhizobium barranii subsp. barranii genome segment GCGTGCGCGAGGAATACATGATGTCCTTGTGGCGGGCCATTACGTCCTGGATCGAGCGCGGCAGCACGCCCCGCGCGCTGAACAGGTCGACCTGGAACACCAGCGAGTTGAGCGCGTCCTCCTGGTCGAGCAAATGCTGGAGCGGCGTGTTGGAGACGATGCCGCCGTCCCAGAAATGATCGGTGCCGATCCGCACCATCGGCAGCGCCGGGGGCAGGGCGCCGGAGGCCATGATGTGCTCCGGCTCGATCTCGTCATGGGAGTTGTCGAAATAGATGAAGTTGCCCGAGAGCACGTTGACCGCGCCGACCGCGAAGCGGACCTTCTTCTCGTTGATGAGGTCGAAGTCGACGAGCTCCAGCAGGCTCTCCTTCAGCGGCATCGTGTCGTAATAGCTGGTGGCGGTGCGCGCGCCGACCGGGCTGAACCAGGGATTGACCTGGTGCGGGGTGAAGAAGCCGGGCTGGCCCATCGCCGACGTCATCCACGCACTGGTGAGATTGCGCCACTGGCGGAAGATGTCGCCGTCGGGCGTGTAATGCCAGATCTTGCGGTTGGTGATGCGCTCCCAGAAGATGCGCAGCGCCTCCAGCCGCTTCTCCGGCTTGTTGCCGGCGATGATGGCGGAATTGATTGCACCGATTGAAACACCGCAGACCCAGTCGGGCTCGATGCCGGCTTCGTGCAGCGCCTGGTAGACGCCGGCCTGGTAGGCGCCGAGCGCGCCGCCACCTTGCAGCACCAGCGCGACGCGGTCGCAGCGTTCGGGGCGCCAGCCCCGTGCGGGAGGCTGATGCGTCTGATGAGCCGGTTGCGACGTGCGGGCGTCCATGGGTGCCTCCTAGCGTGGACCAAACGATTGCGTCCGGCAGTGACGGCGTGATGACAATTTCAGCGCCGATGCATCGTCTGTATGCAGGCCGACCGCAGCGGGAATGGCGGGAGGTCGTGCGCCTGACGGAAATCCTTCACATCGCGGTCAATGACGGTGGCTAGCAATTTGCGATCCAGGCCTGACGCCGCCGGGCGGGCATCACACACAGGAGATCAGGATGCGCAGGGAAGACGTGCTGAGACTTCCGTCCATGCCGGCGGCGGGGCCGAGCTATCCGGCCGGGCCCTATCGCTTCGTCAACCGCGAATTCCTCGTCATCACCAACGAGACCGATCCGGAGCTGATCCGCGCCGGCCTGCCTGAGCCGCTGGAGCCGATCGACCAGCCGATCGTGCATTACGAATGGATCAAGATGCCGGACTCCTCAGGCTTCGGCAGCTACACCGAATCCGGCCTCGTCATCCCCGCGCGCCTCAACGGCGAGGAGGTCAATTTCGTCTCGCAGATGTATCTCGACGACGATCCGCCGATCGCGGCGGGCCGCGA includes the following:
- a CDS encoding patatin-like phospholipase family protein; protein product: MDARTSQPAHQTHQPPARGWRPERCDRVALVLQGGGALGAYQAGVYQALHEAGIEPDWVCGVSIGAINSAIIAGNKPEKRLEALRIFWERITNRKIWHYTPDGDIFRQWRNLTSAWMTSAMGQPGFFTPHQVNPWFSPVGARTATSYYDTMPLKESLLELVDFDLINEKKVRFAVGAVNVLSGNFIYFDNSHDEIEPEHIMASGALPPALPMVRIGTDHFWDGGIVSNTPLQHLLDQEDALNSLVFQVDLFSARGVLPRSIQDVMARHKDIMYSSRTRHNTDVYRRTHNLKVLLYKALAKVPDEQLCDEDRSLKASLRNMPEIAILHLIYQQKAYEGDAKDHEFSGTSMREHWTSGYEDTKRTLKRRDWIKMPDEGMGLVVHDVHRETESA